A window from Longibacter salinarum encodes these proteins:
- a CDS encoding DUF4382 domain-containing protein, translating into MKSTLRTVFSLGLVLVLGLVTFTACDSSDSGAVQGKMNLRLTDAPLDSVAEVNVTIESINLVREDADDDDLEGDSESDEVEAGDDAIVPVFAPDQPVTVNLLDLTDSTATLVTDAAIPAGDYSQMRLVLTNNNTLVFNDGSTENLKTPSAQQSGYKIQIPEFEIDEEGDIVDLTLDFDASQSVVELGNGGYILKPVVKAEAIEFTDADLELAEIEATGRIDNVDTSGPTLTVEGIPFTTTDSTDFDGVSAIDGLSSYNYASVEAVKEDDGTYRAAEVEALSSDEFTFSLEGYVEGATDTSVSLLGQSIAIDGDTEFEGTLDAATLQALTSSDIIEVDFIVLSDGSRLATSIELGSN; encoded by the coding sequence ATGAAGTCTACGTTGCGCACTGTTTTCAGCCTCGGACTGGTTCTCGTCCTGGGCCTCGTTACTTTTACCGCCTGCGATTCGTCCGATTCGGGCGCTGTGCAGGGCAAGATGAACCTCCGTCTCACCGACGCCCCGCTCGATAGCGTGGCCGAGGTCAACGTCACGATCGAGAGCATCAACCTCGTTCGCGAGGATGCCGACGATGATGACCTTGAGGGCGACAGCGAGTCCGATGAGGTGGAGGCTGGCGATGATGCAATCGTACCTGTCTTCGCACCCGATCAGCCGGTTACTGTCAACCTTCTCGATCTCACCGACTCCACGGCGACGCTCGTGACGGACGCCGCCATTCCGGCCGGTGATTATTCGCAGATGCGTCTCGTGCTGACGAATAATAATACGCTCGTCTTCAACGACGGCAGCACCGAAAACCTGAAGACGCCGAGTGCTCAGCAGAGCGGCTACAAGATTCAGATTCCGGAGTTTGAGATTGATGAGGAAGGCGATATCGTCGACCTCACGCTCGACTTCGACGCCAGCCAGTCTGTTGTTGAACTCGGAAATGGCGGGTATATCCTGAAGCCGGTTGTCAAGGCTGAAGCCATCGAGTTTACGGATGCCGACCTGGAGTTGGCTGAAATCGAAGCCACCGGTCGCATCGACAACGTCGATACGAGTGGCCCGACGCTGACCGTCGAGGGAATTCCCTTTACGACGACGGACAGCACCGACTTTGACGGTGTGTCTGCCATCGACGGCCTGTCCTCGTACAACTACGCGAGCGTAGAGGCTGTGAAGGAAGACGACGGTACCTACCGCGCCGCTGAAGTTGAAGCGTTGAGCTCGGACGAGTTCACCTTCAGTCTCGAAGGGTACGTCGAGGGTGCAACCGACACGTCGGTCAGCCTTCTGGGTCAGAGTATCGCGATCGATGGTGACACGGAGTTTGAAGGGACGCTGGATGCGGCTACGCTTCAGGCTCTGACGTCGTCGGACATCATCGAGGTTGACTTCATCGTCCTCAGCGACGGCTCGCGTCTTGCCACGAGCATCGAGCTTGGGAGCAACTAA
- a CDS encoding S10 family peptidase has translation MFRPSSLQLALSLLAMSVTAERLERLRLYLSFLTVFCLYGTTVGFSMAQAPDTTGGPELYPDTVITTEHTVEVDGETIRYTADAGYLPLRAEDGTVQAKMFYVAYRKAGTDQEDRPITFAFNGGPGSSSVWLHLGALGPRRVPVVSDSTNVLSPPYELVDNGQTWLDFTDLVFIDPVTTGYSRSTSAVDEDRFHGFEGDIESVSRFIRLYTTRNDRWSSPKFLAGESYGTVRAAGLASALQDRHGMYLNGIVLVSAVLNYQANAFDRGNDLVYPLFLPTYAATAHYHGALPADQQGRDLRTFLDEVEQWATTDYTVALMQGDALPDAERERVIDRLHQYTGLSREFIDDANLRVVDRHFYKELLRDEGQTVGRLDSRFTAQDRLDVGAGPEFDPSYVAILGPYTATLNSYVRGELGFETDLPYEILTGRVWPWNYETFENQYLDVAEPLRQAIHKNPALRVHVASGYYDVATPYFATDYVLDHMGLGAKYRDNVSVSYYESGHMMYVHMPSLRQFTDNVETFYRDATD, from the coding sequence ATGTTTAGGCCCTCTTCGCTTCAACTTGCCCTCTCTCTCCTCGCTATGTCCGTGACCGCTGAACGATTGGAGCGTTTGCGTCTCTATCTTTCGTTTCTGACCGTGTTCTGCCTCTATGGCACCACTGTCGGCTTTTCGATGGCTCAGGCGCCTGATACCACCGGAGGGCCAGAGTTATATCCTGACACGGTTATAACCACCGAGCACACGGTAGAGGTCGACGGGGAAACGATCAGGTATACGGCAGACGCCGGTTATCTGCCGCTTCGTGCGGAAGATGGTACCGTTCAGGCGAAAATGTTCTACGTCGCCTATCGGAAGGCAGGCACGGATCAGGAAGATCGACCGATCACGTTTGCTTTCAACGGCGGCCCCGGTTCGTCCTCTGTCTGGCTACATCTTGGCGCTCTCGGCCCTCGTCGCGTGCCGGTTGTTTCCGATTCGACAAACGTTCTCTCTCCGCCGTACGAACTTGTTGACAACGGTCAGACCTGGCTCGACTTTACGGACCTCGTGTTCATCGATCCGGTGACGACCGGATATAGCCGATCAACGTCAGCGGTTGACGAAGACCGCTTTCACGGTTTCGAAGGAGACATCGAGTCGGTGTCGCGATTCATTCGGCTGTATACCACGCGAAACGACCGGTGGTCATCGCCGAAGTTTCTCGCCGGTGAGAGCTACGGCACGGTTCGCGCAGCGGGCCTCGCGTCGGCACTACAGGATCGTCACGGCATGTACCTCAATGGAATTGTTCTTGTCTCGGCTGTCCTGAACTACCAGGCGAATGCATTCGATCGCGGAAACGACCTGGTGTACCCGCTTTTCCTGCCGACCTACGCTGCCACAGCTCACTACCACGGCGCGCTTCCCGCTGACCAGCAGGGGCGAGACCTCCGAACGTTTCTAGACGAGGTCGAACAGTGGGCCACGACCGATTACACGGTTGCACTTATGCAGGGGGATGCGTTACCGGATGCCGAGCGGGAGCGTGTGATCGATCGGCTGCATCAGTACACGGGCCTATCGCGCGAGTTTATCGATGACGCCAACTTGCGCGTCGTGGATCGCCACTTCTATAAAGAGTTGCTACGTGACGAGGGGCAGACGGTGGGACGCCTGGACAGCCGGTTCACGGCGCAGGATCGTCTTGACGTCGGAGCCGGACCGGAGTTTGACCCGAGCTACGTGGCGATCCTTGGTCCGTACACCGCCACGCTGAACAGCTACGTGCGGGGTGAACTGGGTTTCGAAACGGACCTTCCCTACGAGATTCTGACCGGACGGGTATGGCCGTGGAACTATGAGACCTTCGAGAACCAGTACCTTGATGTGGCTGAGCCATTGCGGCAGGCGATCCACAAAAACCCTGCGCTCCGCGTCCATGTCGCCAGCGGGTACTACGATGTAGCAACGCCATATTTCGCGACCGACTACGTACTGGACCACATGGGGCTCGGTGCGAAGTATCGTGACAATGTAAGCGTGAGCTACTACGAGTCCGGACACATGATGTATGTGCACATGCCATCGCTACGGCAGTTCACGGATAACGTCGAGACATTTTATCGCGACGCAACGGATTGA